The window CGCCGTCGTGACCGAACCATACAGCCTGCCCATCTCTCCGGCCTTAACCGGGAAGAACAGTTCCAGCCCTTCCAGCACTTCGGCGACCGAACCCAATTCCTGATTGAGGCGTGCCCTTTCCTCGGTCGCTTTCTCGCGAATCCGCTCGGCCTGCTTCAACATTCCCGGCGTGGCCAACGCGGCCAGTCCCTGCGGAAGCAGGTAGTTTCGCCCATACCCGTCGGCCACTTTCTTGATGTCACCGGCACGACCTAATTTATAAACGTCTTTCAGGAGAAGTACTTTCATGATTATCCAAGCCCTTTCTAGAAAATTTGAGCGCCTCAGCGGGCGCTCGAGGGCGAAGGGTACAACGCCCTGGCCAACGAATTCTACCAGAGCCTGCTGCTCCGGTCAAAGTGTAAAACAGGCCGTTTCGGCAGCTCTCTTGAACTAATTTCCCTCCGGGCTTTTTTGCGCGCTGGTGTTCTTCTCCATTACGATACCGTCCTCACCGTCGGCATAATAGCGCGACCAGACATCGACTTCGACGTATCCGCAGCGTCGATACAGGCTCTTCGCCGCCTCGTTGGAGTTGCGCAGAGTCAAACGCATGCGCGGCATGCCGAGTTGCTGCTCGCAGGCGATTAACAAACTGCGCCCGATGCCCTGGCGCCGAAAGTCGGGATGGACCCCGATCGAGGCGATCCAACCCAGACTTTCTCTCCGCCGCCTGTCTCCGATCACGAAACCGATCGGACGATCTTCGGACACCGCCTTGAGGCGAACGATCTCCGGAAACGTAAGCGCCGCCAGACAATCGATCCAGGGCCAGGCATCGCGGCCAAAACAGGCTTTCTCCAAAGAGATGAAGGTGGAGAGATCGCGCCAGGTCGCTTGCTCGATGAGCGCCCCGGATCGAGTTGTCGTTTCCTCACCCAGCGTCGTTTATTTCTCCTTGCCCAAACGGAAGTTCTCCAGCATGCTCGTGAATTCCATCGGGAAGATGAACTTGGTCGCCGGGCT of the Anaerolineales bacterium genome contains:
- a CDS encoding GNAT family N-acetyltransferase, with the translated sequence MEKACFGRDAWPWIDCLAALTFPEIVRLKAVSEDRPIGFVIGDRRRRESLGWIASIGVHPDFRRQGIGRSLLIACEQQLGMPRMRLTLRNSNEAAKSLYRRCGYVEVDVWSRYYADGEDGIVMEKNTSAQKSPEGN